The following coding sequences are from one Campylobacter showae CSUNSWCD window:
- a CDS encoding sensor histidine kinase yields the protein MNTTQNKKKYLISLKTYTAAMFIFVFCVLCVAASAAIIAYERIFEMKLGMFWGIISFCAIVMGAGGAIFYAVSAYFLRYVESFRLAAGKIARGDFAVRVARKNCKRGADSEYLHELDELAANINLTAAALEKMDYMQKDFVSNVSHELKTPLSVISGYCEIAQDETDEARRNEYLDLIKEQAKSLSRLCEDMLLLSRLDSQAGVNLDENVRVDEQLRKAAAMLMQKYDGREFDLDLAAVSVRSNASMLAQIWINLMDNALKYSAADVGVSCREESGRLTVRISDEGAGIEAKKLGKIYDKFYQCEESHKGKGSGLGLSIVRRIVHLLGGEISYESEPGRGTTVSVKIQNARKI from the coding sequence ATGAATACTACGCAAAATAAGAAAAAATACCTAATCAGTCTAAAAACCTACACGGCGGCGATGTTTATCTTCGTCTTTTGCGTACTTTGCGTCGCGGCGTCGGCGGCGATCATAGCTTACGAGCGGATATTTGAGATGAAGCTTGGGATGTTTTGGGGCATTATCAGCTTTTGCGCGATCGTGATGGGCGCGGGCGGAGCGATATTTTACGCGGTATCGGCGTATTTTTTGCGGTATGTCGAGAGCTTTAGGCTAGCAGCCGGAAAGATCGCTAGAGGCGACTTTGCCGTTAGGGTCGCGCGCAAGAACTGCAAACGCGGCGCAGATAGCGAATACCTGCACGAGCTAGACGAGCTGGCGGCAAATATAAATTTGACCGCGGCGGCGCTGGAAAAAATGGACTACATGCAAAAGGACTTCGTCTCAAACGTCTCGCACGAGCTAAAAACGCCTCTAAGCGTCATCAGCGGCTACTGCGAGATCGCGCAGGACGAGACGGACGAGGCACGCAGAAACGAGTATCTGGACCTCATAAAAGAGCAGGCAAAATCGCTAAGCAGGCTGTGCGAGGATATGCTGCTGCTCTCGCGATTAGATAGCCAGGCGGGCGTAAATTTAGACGAAAACGTGCGCGTAGACGAGCAGCTACGAAAGGCTGCGGCGATGCTAATGCAAAAGTACGACGGGCGGGAGTTTGATCTGGATCTAGCCGCCGTAAGCGTACGTAGCAACGCCTCGATGCTAGCGCAAATTTGGATAAATTTGATGGATAATGCGCTAAAGTACTCGGCCGCGGACGTCGGCGTGAGCTGCCGCGAAGAGAGCGGTCGGCTCACCGTGCGCATTAGCGACGAGGGTGCGGGTATCGAGGCAAAAAAGCTGGGAAAAATCTACGATAAATTTTATCAATGCGAGGAGTCGCACAAGGGCAAAGGCAGCGGTCTAGGGCTATCTATCGTGCGGCGCATCGTTCATCTTTTAGGCGGGGAGATAAGCTACGAAAGCGAGCCAGGACGCGGTACGACCGTGAGCGTAAAGATCCAAAACGCACGTAAAATTTGA
- a CDS encoding 3-isopropylmalate dehydratase small subunit: MKQAKVWKFGDNIDTDIIIAARYLNTSDEKILATHIMEDADPEFSKKISAGDVIVAGENFGCGSSREHAPLALKAAGIGAVIAKSFARIFYRNSFNTGLLILEIKETDEINAGDELKIDVDNGAVVNLTSGKEYKFSPIPPFMQELLKSGGLIEYAKTRI, encoded by the coding sequence ATGAAACAAGCAAAAGTCTGGAAATTCGGCGACAATATCGACACCGACATCATCATAGCCGCGCGCTATCTCAACACCTCGGACGAAAAAATCTTGGCCACTCATATCATGGAGGACGCAGATCCTGAGTTTAGCAAAAAAATCTCCGCGGGCGACGTCATCGTAGCTGGCGAAAATTTCGGCTGCGGCAGCTCGCGCGAGCACGCTCCTTTGGCGCTTAAGGCCGCAGGCATCGGCGCTGTGATAGCTAAGAGTTTTGCTAGGATTTTTTATAGAAACAGCTTTAATACGGGACTTTTGATACTAGAAATCAAAGAAACAGACGAGATAAACGCGGGCGACGAGCTAAAAATCGACGTGGATAACGGCGCGGTCGTAAATTTGACGAGCGGCAAAGAGTATAAATTTAGCCCGATACCGCCGTTTATGCAAGAGCTTTTAAAAAGCGGCGGCCTCATAGAATACGCGAAAACAAGGATATAA
- the leuB gene encoding 3-isopropylmalate dehydrogenase yields MAKIYNIAVIKGDGIGPEIVDEAIKALDAASAEFGFELSYNYYLMGGAAIDVFGEPLPSETLNGALNSDAVLFGAIGGPKWDGLPRHLRPESGLLKLRKGLGAYANLRPAMIFDELVDASTLKPSVLQGVDFIVVRELTGGIYFGQPREKKENSAYNTMTYTSEEIERIAKVGFETAMKRKKRVCMVDKANVLETSQLWREVTSEVAKSYPEVSLEFMYVDNAAMQLVRAPSKFDVILTENLFGDILSDEASMVCGSIGLLPSASIGGKVGIYEPIHGSAPDIAGQGIANPVATILSAAMMLRYSFGENEAAKAIENAVKAALAQGYRTKDIAQFDAKEICTTSEMGSIVASLVKKA; encoded by the coding sequence ATGGCTAAAATTTATAATATCGCAGTGATAAAGGGCGACGGCATCGGTCCTGAGATAGTGGATGAGGCGATAAAGGCGCTAGATGCGGCTAGTGCGGAGTTTGGTTTCGAGCTTAGCTATAACTATTACCTGATGGGCGGCGCTGCAATCGACGTGTTCGGCGAGCCTTTGCCTAGCGAGACGCTAAACGGCGCGCTAAACTCGGACGCTGTGCTTTTTGGTGCTATAGGCGGGCCTAAATGGGACGGCTTGCCGCGTCATCTGCGCCCTGAAAGCGGGCTTTTAAAACTACGAAAAGGGCTTGGCGCGTACGCGAATTTGCGCCCTGCGATGATATTTGACGAGCTAGTAGATGCTAGCACGCTAAAACCATCAGTCCTTCAGGGCGTCGATTTTATCGTAGTTCGCGAGCTAACCGGCGGGATATACTTCGGTCAACCGCGCGAGAAAAAAGAAAACAGTGCCTACAACACTATGACCTACACGAGCGAGGAGATCGAGCGTATCGCAAAGGTCGGGTTTGAAACCGCGATGAAGCGCAAAAAACGCGTCTGCATGGTCGATAAGGCAAATGTGCTTGAGACCAGCCAGCTGTGGCGCGAGGTCACGAGCGAGGTCGCAAAGAGCTATCCGGAGGTAAGTTTGGAGTTTATGTACGTCGATAACGCGGCGATGCAGCTCGTGCGCGCGCCTAGTAAATTCGACGTGATTTTGACGGAAAATCTCTTCGGCGATATCTTAAGCGACGAGGCTAGTATGGTGTGCGGCTCGATAGGGCTCCTGCCAAGCGCCAGCATCGGGGGCAAGGTAGGTATCTACGAGCCTATCCACGGCAGCGCGCCTGATATCGCGGGGCAGGGCATCGCAAACCCGGTCGCTACAATACTAAGCGCTGCGATGATGCTTAGGTATTCATTTGGCGAAAACGAGGCGGCAAAAGCTATCGAAAACGCGGTAAAAGCCGCGCTCGCACAAGGATACAGGACGAAGGATATAGCGCAATTTGACGCTAAAGAAATTTGCACTACGAGCGAAATGGGCAGTATCGTGGCCTCGCTCGTAAAAAAAGCGTAA
- a CDS encoding CiaD-like domain-containing protein, whose product MKLEEIAKMAIDEVAMELERMGTTQESLVSEAENAANLTSVPTSSGDVNLTNAAGLANLVSEISIDEASEFEAVLESAANSQNIAPEFDGVGEIAATAAPQKAFEVEVANFTGEEIFLKNLKERILVLFEGLNATSEENLKDRLSLTLKFLEFVLANVENRLENLQK is encoded by the coding sequence ATGAAACTAGAAGAAATAGCAAAAATGGCGATAGACGAGGTGGCGATGGAGCTAGAGCGAATGGGCACCACGCAGGAAAGCTTGGTCTCGGAGGCTGAAAATGCGGCAAATTTGACGAGCGTTCCGACCTCAAGTGGCGACGTAAATTTAACCAACGCCGCGGGTCTTGCAAATCTAGTTAGCGAGATCAGCATAGACGAAGCTAGCGAGTTTGAAGCCGTTTTAGAAAGCGCGGCAAACTCGCAAAACATCGCACCCGAATTTGACGGAGTGGGGGAGATCGCCGCGACTGCTGCGCCGCAAAAGGCCTTTGAGGTGGAGGTTGCGAATTTTACGGGCGAGGAGATATTTCTAAAAAACCTAAAAGAGCGCATTTTGGTGCTTTTTGAGGGGCTTAACGCGACGAGCGAAGAAAATCTGAAAGACAGGCTCTCGCTCACGCTTAAATTTTTAGAATTCGTGCTGGCAAATGTCGAAAATCGGCTCGAAAATCTGCAAAAATAA
- a CDS encoding CCA tRNA nucleotidyltransferase, producing the protein MSKIGSKICKNKNLKWVRDFLAPHTKRAYIVGGCVRDAMLGKKISDFDVEIYGIDPAKFDALMAQIGACGVGKNYFVYKFKNFDLSLPRTENKTGEGHKAFEVAYTDDERAASLRRDFTVNAMMINIFDGSFLDFYGGESDLKRGILRHIDDEKFAEDSLRVLRAVQFSARLNFRIARESLRLMKRLSIRDLSRERINGELMKLFGAKFQEVGFLYLYKLGLLGKIFGLNLSRVEAEKFAAKLKSAVKFLPKQNGKKDEREFLYLLNGYFGIKNFYDLGLPKSFEACVKEPFFAGRPSDKDLLKIALDKPLKSWLGLNLPSLIKRAKNLGVYEAKFEPAIDTAEILKQGFKGAAIGAEIRHRQDLAIDKFLNEKSSSAKN; encoded by the coding sequence ATGTCGAAAATCGGCTCGAAAATCTGCAAAAATAAAAATCTAAAATGGGTGCGAGATTTTCTAGCACCCCACACCAAGCGCGCGTATATCGTCGGTGGCTGCGTTCGCGATGCGATGCTAGGTAAAAAAATCTCCGACTTTGACGTTGAAATTTACGGTATCGACCCTGCTAAATTTGACGCTCTGATGGCGCAAATCGGCGCTTGCGGCGTGGGCAAAAACTACTTCGTTTATAAATTTAAAAACTTCGACCTTTCTTTGCCGCGAACCGAAAACAAAACGGGCGAGGGTCATAAAGCATTTGAGGTCGCCTATACGGACGACGAACGTGCGGCATCTTTGCGCCGAGACTTTACTGTAAATGCGATGATGATAAATATTTTTGACGGCTCGTTTTTGGACTTTTACGGCGGCGAGAGCGACCTAAAGCGAGGCATCTTGCGCCATATCGACGATGAAAAATTCGCCGAAGATAGTCTGCGCGTACTGCGGGCGGTGCAGTTTAGCGCGCGGCTAAATTTCCGTATCGCGCGCGAGAGTTTGCGGCTGATGAAGCGCCTAAGTATCAGAGATCTTAGCCGCGAGCGCATAAACGGCGAGCTAATGAAGCTTTTTGGCGCCAAATTTCAAGAGGTCGGCTTTTTGTATCTTTATAAACTAGGGCTTTTGGGCAAAATTTTTGGGCTAAATTTGAGCCGAGTCGAGGCGGAAAAATTTGCCGCAAAACTAAAAAGCGCGGTCAAATTTCTACCCAAACAAAACGGCAAAAAAGACGAGCGCGAGTTTTTGTATCTTTTAAACGGCTATTTCGGCATTAAAAATTTTTACGATTTAGGACTGCCTAAAAGCTTTGAAGCCTGCGTCAAAGAGCCGTTTTTTGCTGGTCGTCCGAGCGACAAAGACTTGCTAAAAATCGCCCTAGATAAACCGCTAAAAAGCTGGCTCGGGCTTAACTTGCCTAGCCTAATAAAAAGAGCTAAAAATTTAGGCGTTTATGAGGCTAAATTTGAGCCCGCTATCGATACGGCGGAGATTTTAAAGCAAGGCTTTAAAGGAGCTGCGATCGGTGCTGAGATAAGGCACAGGCAGGATCTAGCGATAGATAAATTTTTAAACGAAAAGTCAAGCTCGGCTAAAAATTAA
- a CDS encoding tRNA (cytidine(34)-2'-O)-methyltransferase, producing MFNIVLVHPQIPQNTGSIGRMCVNANLKLHIIKPTVFDISEKAVRRAGLDYWARLNPVIWESLDEFLRANAAYEDRFFYATTKAHKFYFEAEFKKGDFLFFGGESTGLPMELMERNFANAIKIPMGEQGRSLNLATSAGIVAYEAIRQNFAESGFGNAI from the coding sequence ATGTTCAACATCGTCCTCGTTCATCCTCAAATTCCCCAAAATACGGGCTCGATCGGGCGCATGTGCGTAAATGCTAATCTTAAGCTTCATATAATCAAACCGACCGTTTTTGACATCAGCGAAAAGGCCGTTAGGCGCGCGGGGCTTGATTACTGGGCGCGGTTAAATCCCGTTATTTGGGAGAGTTTGGACGAGTTTTTACGCGCAAACGCCGCTTACGAGGATAGATTTTTTTACGCGACGACGAAGGCGCATAAATTTTACTTTGAAGCGGAGTTTAAAAAGGGCGACTTTTTGTTTTTTGGCGGCGAAAGTACGGGCCTACCTATGGAGCTGATGGAGCGAAATTTCGCAAACGCGATCAAAATCCCGATGGGCGAGCAGGGCAGAAGCTTAAATTTAGCCACGAGTGCGGGCATCGTCGCGTATGAGGCTATCAGGCAAAATTTCGCCGAGTCAGGTTTTGGAAACGCGATATGA
- a CDS encoding endonuclease/exonuclease/phosphatase family protein has translation MKFTANRLFALIFAALFFAVFAAGAELKIATFNVQNLFDAKNDGSEYKDFIVGKSEWSEKKASAKFKAVSAKIKELNADIIALQEIENEQILKELMKEAGYKYFAFSKGKNGPVGLAVLSRIKPEKTQIFSVPNVKTRDILKLDFEVDGQKFSLLNLHFPARKNPLKQRKTAFITLKSALADTQKVVVLGDFNTPYGDKELLGDFETSKNLANLWAFLPKHERYSHTSLNALDHVLLSKDALSQNYVLNSFKVERDGAQISDHFALVFRLNFDKNAKNTLQNIAEARVGELSKKSNLPVLLKRATVVQKDKKGFTLAKDKRGIYVYEPKNDAKPGQIMDVAVNRLDEFKGNLEISSHYAVKIYDETQDPHEQMLEAKNLKQARAGDVFGRIGGEVRNGRLYTPYGDIKIYGAKGEPRNEKEAIFTSVRVVNYKNEPQIWIENENN, from the coding sequence ATGAAATTTACGGCAAATAGGCTCTTTGCCCTCATTTTTGCGGCTCTGTTTTTTGCTGTTTTTGCGGCGGGTGCCGAGCTAAAGATCGCTACGTTTAACGTGCAAAATTTATTTGACGCCAAAAACGACGGCAGCGAGTACAAGGATTTCATCGTCGGAAAATCAGAGTGGAGCGAGAAAAAAGCGAGCGCCAAATTTAAAGCCGTAAGCGCAAAGATAAAAGAGCTAAATGCCGATATCATCGCGCTTCAAGAGATAGAAAACGAGCAAATTTTAAAAGAGCTGATGAAGGAAGCGGGCTATAAATATTTTGCCTTTTCTAAAGGCAAAAACGGTCCCGTAGGCCTAGCCGTGCTGTCTCGCATAAAGCCTGAAAAAACGCAAATTTTCAGCGTGCCAAACGTAAAAACAAGAGATATTTTAAAGCTTGATTTTGAAGTGGATGGGCAAAAATTTAGCCTCTTAAATTTGCATTTTCCCGCTAGAAAAAATCCTCTAAAGCAGCGAAAAACAGCTTTTATCACGCTAAAATCAGCTTTAGCGGATACCCAAAAGGTCGTGGTTTTGGGCGATTTTAACACGCCTTACGGAGATAAAGAGCTGCTGGGCGATTTTGAAACTAGTAAAAATTTGGCTAATCTTTGGGCGTTTTTGCCAAAGCACGAGCGCTACTCGCACACGAGCCTAAACGCGCTCGATCACGTCCTGCTCTCAAAGGACGCGCTTAGTCAAAACTATGTCTTAAATAGCTTTAAGGTTGAGCGAGACGGGGCGCAAATTTCGGATCACTTCGCTCTGGTTTTTAGGCTAAATTTTGATAAAAATGCTAAAAATACGCTGCAAAATATCGCCGAAGCGCGGGTCGGCGAGCTATCAAAGAAGTCAAATTTGCCTGTTTTGCTAAAACGCGCTACGGTCGTTCAAAAAGATAAAAAGGGCTTTACGCTAGCTAAAGATAAGCGCGGTATCTACGTATACGAGCCAAAAAACGACGCAAAGCCCGGCCAAATCATGGACGTAGCGGTAAACCGCCTAGACGAGTTTAAGGGAAATCTTGAGATTAGCTCGCATTATGCGGTAAAAATTTATGACGAAACGCAAGATCCGCATGAGCAGATGCTGGAGGCTAAAAACCTAAAACAAGCGCGCGCGGGCGACGTGTTTGGTCGTATCGGCGGCGAAGTGCGAAACGGCAGGCTCTATACGCCGTACGGAGATATCAAAATTTACGGCGCTAAGGGCGAACCGCGCAACGAAAAAGAGGCGATTTTTACGTCCGTTCGCGTAGTGAATTATAAAAATGAACCTCAAATTTGGATAGAAAATGAGAATAATTGA
- the glyS gene encoding glycine--tRNA ligase subunit beta has translation MNETKELIVEIGVEELPAIPFLKECGNVAAKWRETLAQNGLDSECEFYYTPRRIAFYHPKFAVRQEDGFSEFIGAPRQVAQKDGAWTPAALSFAKKCGIEESELKFETVGGKEVLYYKKPVAGKPSSELLGDMIEKFLMSLNFGKSMRWGDGKFEFIRPIRSFLCLLGDEVVKFNKFDVESGDTIFMHRSIGYDKFTVKNAKDYFAAMPKIGVILDQNVRREKILSEFKQIEAKNGVMVEVDEALLDEVVAITEHPTALLGGFEREFLEVPSEVIITSMKENQRYFPVFEGGKLANRFVVVSNAISPEPALIVKGNEKVLRARLSDAMFFWRSDLAHEFGPEKLKNITYLKELGSTYDKSVRELGVAKRLAKICTDRLKECAGEDYEALLERAVMLSKADLTTQMVYEFTELQGVMGGYYAAAKGENENVVTAIKEQYLPSGEASALPSTIFSSVVALAIKLETLIGLFSAGKIPSGNKDPYALRRAANGVIKIIQNENLNLDIAAFLRETAEGYAKFDVEALIGFIFDRLYTFFDVNPSVVKACLASKKGDILAQCEAIEALGAICAADDFRQNFSTFKRLANIIKDENFGSVDEAKFENQSEIKLNDAFKAAVKAGGSYSERLKNLFGLRAAIDEFFDNVMINAQDELVRKNRLALVGQIYAEFLKIADIKEISL, from the coding sequence ATGAACGAAACAAAAGAACTGATCGTGGAGATCGGCGTCGAGGAGTTGCCGGCGATCCCGTTTTTAAAAGAGTGTGGCAACGTCGCGGCAAAGTGGCGCGAGACTCTAGCGCAAAACGGCCTAGATAGCGAGTGTGAGTTTTACTATACGCCGCGCAGGATAGCGTTTTACCACCCGAAATTTGCGGTGCGTCAGGAGGACGGATTTAGCGAGTTTATCGGTGCGCCCAGGCAAGTCGCACAAAAAGACGGCGCCTGGACGCCGGCTGCGCTGAGTTTTGCTAAAAAATGCGGTATCGAGGAGTCTGAGCTAAAATTTGAAACCGTCGGCGGCAAAGAGGTGCTCTACTACAAAAAGCCAGTCGCGGGCAAGCCTAGCTCTGAACTTCTTGGCGATATGATCGAGAAGTTTTTGATGAGCTTAAATTTTGGCAAATCTATGCGCTGGGGCGATGGTAAATTTGAGTTTATCCGTCCGATTCGCTCGTTTTTGTGCCTACTTGGAGACGAGGTTGTTAAATTTAACAAATTTGACGTTGAAAGTGGCGATACGATTTTTATGCACAGAAGCATCGGCTACGATAAATTTACCGTCAAAAACGCGAAAGATTATTTCGCCGCGATGCCTAAAATCGGCGTAATCCTCGATCAAAACGTGCGCAGAGAGAAAATTTTGAGCGAGTTTAAGCAAATCGAAGCCAAAAACGGCGTAATGGTCGAGGTGGACGAGGCGCTGTTAGACGAAGTCGTAGCGATCACCGAGCATCCGACCGCGCTGCTTGGCGGCTTTGAGCGGGAGTTTTTGGAGGTGCCTAGCGAGGTCATCATCACCTCAATGAAGGAAAATCAGAGATATTTCCCGGTTTTTGAGGGCGGCAAGCTCGCCAATCGCTTCGTAGTCGTTAGCAACGCCATCTCTCCCGAGCCGGCGCTCATCGTAAAGGGCAACGAAAAGGTTTTGCGCGCTAGACTTAGCGACGCGATGTTTTTCTGGCGCAGCGACCTGGCGCATGAGTTTGGCCCCGAAAAGCTAAAAAACATCACCTATCTAAAGGAGCTAGGCAGCACATACGACAAAAGCGTACGCGAGCTAGGCGTCGCAAAACGACTAGCTAAAATCTGCACCGATAGGCTAAAAGAGTGCGCGGGAGAGGACTACGAGGCGCTACTGGAGCGCGCCGTGATGCTGAGCAAGGCTGATCTAACCACGCAGATGGTGTATGAGTTCACCGAGCTACAGGGCGTGATGGGCGGCTACTACGCGGCGGCTAAGGGCGAAAACGAAAACGTCGTAACCGCGATCAAGGAGCAATACTTGCCAAGCGGCGAGGCCAGCGCGCTACCTAGCACTATCTTTAGCTCCGTCGTCGCGCTCGCGATAAAGCTTGAGACGCTAATAGGGCTCTTTAGCGCGGGTAAGATCCCAAGCGGCAACAAGGACCCGTATGCGCTGCGCCGCGCGGCTAACGGCGTCATCAAGATCATTCAAAACGAAAATTTAAACCTTGATATCGCGGCGTTTTTGCGCGAGACGGCGGAGGGGTATGCTAAATTTGACGTCGAGGCGCTGATAGGATTTATATTTGATAGGCTTTATACATTTTTTGACGTGAACCCGTCCGTCGTAAAGGCTTGTCTAGCTAGCAAAAAAGGCGATATACTCGCACAGTGCGAGGCGATCGAGGCTCTGGGCGCTATATGCGCGGCGGATGACTTTAGGCAAAATTTTAGCACGTTTAAGCGTCTGGCAAATATCATCAAGGATGAAAATTTCGGCTCGGTCGATGAAGCTAAATTTGAAAACCAGAGCGAGATAAAGCTAAACGATGCGTTTAAGGCTGCGGTAAAAGCTGGCGGCTCATACAGTGAACGCCTAAAAAATCTTTTCGGACTAAGAGCCGCGATAGACGAGTTTTTCGACAACGTAATGATAAATGCCCAGGACGAGCTCGTGCGTAAAAACCGCCTTGCGCTTGTTGGGCAAATTTACGCGGAATTCCTCAAGATCGCCGATATAAAAGAGATAAGCTTGTAA